Proteins from a genomic interval of Microbacterium imperiale:
- a CDS encoding phosphatidate cytidylyltransferase, translating into MSVPGDDVPRASDRERHRSREHGDSAFHNQVRAARSEFEQQIGRARADFEQANERINARTGRNLFLAILIGLAIGAVVVGSLIFVKWVFLLFAVPAALLAVFEFVRALQAAGRRVDVVPQLVAGAAVLAAGYFLDAGTHWVVVFAAVVFVIVWRLLAQMGSAESRRYGDVLGDVLISGFVQLYVPFLGSLLLILLRQDGGELWVLAMIAVVVAADTGAYAAGLAFGKHPMAPRISPNKTWEGLVGAAVVAMIVAVGFAWLLLDLPIWTGVVMGLLILGSATVGDLGESMIKRDLGIKDMSSWLPGHGGVLDRLDSILPSTVVALILFHVLSPWAVS; encoded by the coding sequence ATGAGCGTACCGGGTGACGACGTCCCGCGGGCTTCCGACCGAGAGCGACACCGCTCGCGGGAGCACGGCGATTCGGCGTTCCACAACCAGGTGCGCGCGGCTCGTTCCGAGTTCGAGCAGCAGATCGGCCGCGCCCGCGCGGACTTCGAACAGGCGAACGAGCGGATCAACGCGCGGACCGGTCGCAACCTGTTCCTCGCGATCCTCATCGGTCTCGCGATCGGGGCCGTCGTCGTGGGATCGCTCATCTTCGTGAAGTGGGTGTTCCTGCTCTTCGCCGTGCCGGCGGCGCTGCTGGCCGTCTTCGAGTTCGTCCGGGCGCTGCAGGCGGCCGGGCGGCGCGTGGACGTCGTGCCGCAGCTGGTGGCGGGCGCCGCGGTGCTCGCAGCAGGGTACTTCCTCGACGCCGGCACGCACTGGGTCGTCGTCTTCGCCGCGGTCGTCTTCGTGATCGTGTGGCGCCTGCTCGCGCAGATGGGCTCGGCCGAGTCGCGCCGGTACGGCGACGTTCTGGGGGACGTGCTCATCAGCGGGTTCGTGCAGCTCTACGTCCCGTTCCTGGGAAGCTTGCTGCTCATCCTGCTGCGTCAGGACGGCGGCGAGCTCTGGGTGCTGGCGATGATCGCGGTGGTGGTCGCCGCCGACACCGGCGCGTATGCTGCCGGACTCGCATTCGGGAAGCACCCGATGGCGCCGCGCATCAGCCCGAATAAGACCTGGGAGGGTCTCGTCGGTGCTGCCGTCGTGGCGATGATCGTCGCGGTCGGGTTCGCTTGGCTGCTGCTCGACCTGCCGATCTGGACCGGTGTCGTGATGGGGCTCCTGATCCTCGGATCAGCGACCGTCGGGGACCTCGGCGAGTCCATGATCAAGCGTGATCTGGGCATCAAGGACATGAGCTCGTGGCTCCCCGGTCATGGCGGGGTGCTCGACCGGCTCGACTCGATCCTGCCCTCCACGGTGGTCGCGCTCATCCTGTTCCACGTGCTCTCTCCCTGGGCGGTGTCATGA
- the frr gene encoding ribosome recycling factor, giving the protein MIPEILADTKTRMQRAVEAAKEDFSTVRTGRANTALFQKILVDYYGSPTPLAQLASLNNPEARTIIVTPYDKSALKAIEQAIRDTPNLGVNPTNDGNIVRVTMPELTEERRKEYVKLVRSKGEDHKVHLRGIRRKSKDELDTLKSDVGEDELVRAEKELDVLTRAHVDLIDEALKRKEAELLEV; this is encoded by the coding sequence GTGATCCCCGAGATCCTCGCTGACACGAAAACCCGCATGCAGCGCGCTGTCGAGGCGGCGAAGGAGGACTTCTCCACCGTTCGCACCGGGCGCGCGAACACGGCGCTGTTCCAGAAGATCCTCGTCGACTACTACGGCTCGCCGACCCCCCTGGCGCAGCTGGCCTCGCTGAACAACCCCGAGGCGCGCACGATCATCGTGACGCCCTACGACAAGTCGGCGCTCAAGGCGATCGAGCAGGCCATCCGCGACACCCCGAACCTCGGCGTGAACCCCACCAACGACGGCAACATCGTGCGTGTCACCATGCCGGAGCTGACGGAGGAGCGTCGCAAGGAGTACGTCAAGCTGGTGCGGTCGAAGGGGGAGGACCACAAGGTCCACCTGCGCGGCATCCGTCGCAAGTCCAAGGACGAGCTGGACACGCTCAAGAGCGACGTCGGCGAGGACGAACTGGTCCGCGCCGAGAAGGAGCTCGACGTCCTGACTCGAGCTCACGTCGACCTGATCGACGAGGCGCTCAAGCGCAAAGAGGCTGAGCTCCTCGAGGTCTGA
- the pyrH gene encoding UMP kinase, with the protein MNNEKTGRRRVLLKLSGEAFGAGQLGVNPDVVSQIAREIAEAVDRVEIAIVVGGGNFFRGAELSQRGMDRGRADYMGMLGTVMNALALQDFLEQAGAATRVQSAISMTQVAEPYIPRRAERHMEKGRVVIFGAGAGLPYFSTDTVAAQRALEIKADEVLVAKNGVDAVYTADPKIDPTAERIDAITYAEALQRGLKVVDSTAFSLCMDNGIDMRVFGMEPRGNVTRALLGDSIGTLVSV; encoded by the coding sequence ATGAACAACGAGAAGACCGGGCGCCGTCGCGTCCTGCTGAAGCTGTCGGGTGAGGCCTTCGGGGCCGGACAGCTCGGTGTGAACCCCGACGTCGTCAGCCAGATCGCCCGCGAGATCGCCGAGGCCGTCGACCGTGTCGAGATCGCGATCGTCGTCGGCGGCGGAAACTTCTTCCGCGGCGCCGAGCTGAGCCAGCGCGGGATGGACCGCGGGCGCGCCGACTACATGGGCATGCTCGGCACCGTCATGAACGCTCTCGCGCTGCAGGACTTCCTCGAGCAGGCGGGCGCGGCCACGCGCGTGCAGTCCGCCATCTCGATGACGCAGGTCGCCGAGCCCTACATCCCCCGGCGCGCCGAGCGTCACATGGAGAAGGGGCGAGTCGTGATCTTCGGCGCCGGCGCCGGCCTGCCCTACTTCTCCACCGATACCGTCGCCGCGCAGCGCGCGCTCGAGATCAAGGCCGATGAGGTGCTCGTCGCCAAGAACGGCGTCGACGCCGTCTACACGGCCGATCCGAAGATCGACCCGACGGCCGAGCGGATCGACGCCATCACCTACGCCGAGGCGCTGCAGCGCGGCCTCAAGGTCGTCGACTCGACCGCGTTCAGCCTGTGCATGGACAACGGCATCGATATGCGCGTGTTCGGCATGGAACCGCGGGGCAATGTGACCCGCGCGCTGCTGGGGGATTCCATCGGCACGCTCGTGAGCGTCTGA
- the tsf gene encoding translation elongation factor Ts, with product MANFTIADIKALREQLGTGMVDTKKALEEADGDVEKAVEILRLKGAKGNAKRADRSTSEGLVVAREQDGKVTLVELACETDFVAKNDRFIALADKVADAAAAASADSVEAALAADASGQTIEQLINDEAAIIGEKVELRRVRTLTGDAFEIYLHKTSKDLPPQIGVVVAYSGSDAETARSIAQHISFANPSYLSREDVPEADVEKEREIVTEISRNEGKPEAALPKIVEGRVGAFFKQVALLDQDYAKDNKLSVAQVAKDAGITITDFARFKVGA from the coding sequence ATGGCAAACTTCACCATCGCCGACATCAAGGCTCTGCGCGAGCAGCTCGGCACCGGAATGGTCGACACGAAGAAGGCCCTCGAAGAGGCCGACGGCGACGTCGAGAAGGCCGTCGAGATCCTCCGCCTCAAGGGCGCGAAGGGCAACGCGAAGCGTGCCGACCGCTCCACGAGCGAGGGCCTCGTCGTGGCCCGCGAGCAGGATGGCAAGGTCACCCTCGTCGAGCTCGCCTGCGAGACCGACTTCGTCGCGAAGAACGACCGCTTCATCGCCCTGGCCGACAAGGTCGCCGACGCCGCCGCCGCAGCATCCGCCGACTCGGTCGAGGCCGCCCTCGCGGCAGACGCATCGGGCCAGACGATCGAGCAGCTCATCAACGATGAGGCCGCCATCATCGGCGAGAAGGTCGAGCTCCGCCGCGTGCGCACGCTCACCGGCGACGCGTTCGAGATCTACCTCCACAAGACCAGCAAGGACCTGCCCCCGCAGATCGGCGTCGTCGTGGCGTACTCGGGCTCGGACGCCGAGACCGCCCGCTCGATCGCTCAGCACATCTCGTTCGCGAACCCGAGCTACCTCTCGCGCGAGGACGTGCCCGAGGCCGATGTCGAGAAGGAGCGCGAGATCGTCACCGAGATCTCGCGCAACGAGGGCAAGCCCGAGGCCGCTCTGCCGAAGATCGTCGAAGGCCGCGTCGGCGCGTTCTTCAAGCAGGTCGCCCTGCTCGACCAGGACTACGCGAAGGACAACAAGCTGTCGGTCGCCCAGGTCGCGAAGGACGCCGGCATCACGATCACCGATTTCGCCCGCTTCAAGGTCGGCGCGTAA
- the rpsB gene encoding 30S ribosomal protein S2, with the protein MAVVTIRQLLDSGVHFGHQTRRWNPKVKRFILTERSGIHIIDLQQSLSYIDRAYEYVKETVAHGGTILFVGTKKQAQEVIAEQATRVGQPYVNQRWLGGLLTNFQTVSKRLARMKELEELDFENPAASGFTKKELLLKKRELDKLHKSLGGIRNLQKTPSAIWVVDAKREHLAIDEAKKLGIPVIGILDTNADPDEFQYPIPGNDDAIRSVSLLTRIVADAAAEGLIQRHQPSDESAEAEPLADWERELLETAPVEGAAAEVAATETPADEAGAEAQVETEAPAEADAAEATEK; encoded by the coding sequence ATGGCCGTCGTCACCATTCGCCAGCTGCTCGACAGCGGCGTCCACTTCGGGCACCAGACCCGCCGCTGGAACCCGAAAGTCAAGCGCTTCATCCTGACCGAGCGCTCCGGTATCCACATCATCGACCTGCAGCAGTCGCTGTCGTACATCGACCGCGCCTACGAGTACGTCAAGGAGACGGTCGCCCACGGCGGCACCATCCTCTTCGTCGGTACCAAGAAGCAGGCTCAGGAAGTCATCGCCGAGCAGGCGACCCGCGTCGGCCAGCCCTACGTCAACCAGCGCTGGCTCGGTGGTCTGCTGACCAACTTCCAGACGGTGTCGAAGCGACTCGCCCGCATGAAGGAGCTCGAGGAGCTCGACTTCGAGAACCCCGCTGCGAGCGGCTTCACGAAGAAGGAGCTGCTGCTCAAGAAGCGCGAGCTCGACAAGCTGCACAAGTCGCTCGGCGGCATCCGCAACCTCCAGAAGACGCCGTCGGCGATCTGGGTCGTCGACGCCAAGCGTGAGCACCTCGCCATCGACGAGGCCAAGAAGCTCGGCATCCCCGTCATCGGCATCCTCGACACGAACGCCGACCCCGACGAGTTCCAGTACCCGATCCCCGGCAACGACGACGCGATCCGCTCGGTGAGCCTGCTCACGCGCATCGTCGCCGACGCGGCCGCTGAGGGCCTCATCCAGCGTCACCAGCCGTCCGACGAGTCGGCCGAGGCCGAGCCGCTGGCCGACTGGGAGCGCGAGCTGCTCGAGACCGCTCCGGTCGAGGGCGCCGCCGCTGAGGTCGCCGCGACCGAGACGCCCGCGGACGAGGCCGGTGCCGAGGCTCAGGTCGAGACCGAGGCGCCCGCCGAGGCCGACGCCGCCGAGGCGACCGAGAAGTAA
- a CDS encoding murein hydrolase activator EnvC family protein — MTFFRRRLVALGILLLTLGAGPLAAEARDDADDGVQTSARWEYPLADGEVIRAFEAPAHEYGPGHRGIDLRSGGDDLVLAPAAGTIAFAGPVAGRPVVTIDHGGGLVSSLEPVETTLTPGSAVVGGDPIGALSPAGHTGPGTLHLGARLDGVYINPLLLLAEVPRPILLPCC; from the coding sequence GTGACCTTCTTTCGCCGCCGCCTCGTCGCTCTCGGCATCCTGCTGCTCACGCTCGGCGCGGGCCCACTCGCCGCCGAGGCGCGGGATGACGCGGACGATGGTGTCCAGACATCCGCTCGCTGGGAGTACCCGCTCGCCGACGGCGAGGTCATCCGAGCGTTCGAAGCGCCGGCTCACGAGTACGGGCCCGGTCACCGCGGCATCGATCTGCGTTCGGGCGGCGACGACCTCGTCCTGGCTCCCGCAGCCGGGACGATCGCGTTCGCCGGCCCGGTCGCCGGACGCCCGGTCGTGACGATCGATCACGGCGGTGGGCTGGTCTCCAGCCTCGAACCGGTCGAGACCACGCTCACGCCGGGCAGTGCGGTCGTCGGCGGAGACCCGATCGGCGCGCTCTCACCCGCGGGCCACACCGGTCCGGGCACGCTCCACCTCGGCGCACGCCTCGACGGCGTCTACATCAACCCGCTGCTGCTGCTCGCCGAGGTGCCGCGCCCGATCCTCCTGCCGTGCTGCTGA
- a CDS encoding DUF3060 domain-containing protein, translating into MSMCVAGVVALRGSDTDLSFSGECDRVEIEGAGLDVDLSDARVATVVVRGDRIEVDLADVDALEVTGQAADIDADMIGSLSVAGDRNVVDGDEISAVSVSGNDNRVHADRLGSVEQAGDRNDIRPD; encoded by the coding sequence ATGTCCATGTGCGTCGCCGGCGTCGTGGCCCTGCGCGGTTCCGACACCGACCTCTCGTTCAGTGGTGAGTGCGATCGGGTGGAGATCGAGGGCGCGGGTCTCGACGTCGATCTGTCGGACGCGCGGGTCGCGACGGTCGTTGTGCGGGGCGATCGTATCGAGGTCGATCTCGCCGACGTCGACGCCCTCGAAGTCACGGGTCAAGCCGCCGACATCGACGCCGACATGATCGGCTCGCTCAGCGTGGCGGGCGACCGCAACGTCGTCGACGGTGACGAGATCAGCGCGGTATCGGTGTCGGGCAACGACAACCGGGTGCACGCGGACCGGTTGGGCTCGGTGGAGCAGGCCGGCGACCGCAACGACATCCGTCCCGACTGA
- a CDS encoding tyrosine recombinase XerC, which yields MRISAAASAYGEHLARVRRLSGHTVRAYLSDLADLADAAGDVDVARVDIDALRDWIWRASERGDARSTLARRTATARGFFAWATERGMVDADPALRLASPKKGRTLPKVATAGTLAGVLDTLRAGAADGNPILLRDHAILELLYASGIRVSELCGLDVDDVDDGRRTARVTGKGDRERIVPVGGPAFAALQAYLVRGRPVLAARASDRPAPGAAALFLGARGGRLGPRAVYSVVAERVAPALGSETAGPHTLRHSAATHLLDGGADLRAVQEILGHASLGTTQIYTHVSGERLAAAYRQAHPRA from the coding sequence ATGCGCATCTCCGCGGCGGCATCGGCCTACGGCGAGCACCTCGCGCGCGTGCGCAGACTGTCGGGGCACACGGTGCGCGCGTATCTGTCGGATCTCGCCGACCTCGCGGATGCCGCGGGCGACGTCGACGTCGCCCGCGTGGACATCGACGCCTTACGCGACTGGATCTGGCGCGCGAGCGAGCGCGGGGACGCGCGCTCGACGCTGGCGCGACGGACGGCCACGGCTCGCGGGTTCTTCGCCTGGGCGACCGAGCGCGGGATGGTCGACGCCGACCCCGCGCTGCGGCTGGCGTCACCGAAGAAGGGGCGGACGCTTCCGAAGGTCGCCACGGCCGGCACCCTCGCCGGCGTGCTCGACACCCTGCGCGCGGGTGCCGCGGACGGGAACCCGATCCTGCTGCGGGACCACGCGATTCTCGAGCTGCTGTATGCCAGCGGCATCCGGGTGTCGGAGTTGTGCGGACTCGACGTCGACGACGTCGACGACGGCCGGCGCACAGCCCGCGTGACGGGTAAGGGCGACCGTGAGCGCATCGTCCCCGTCGGCGGGCCGGCGTTCGCCGCCCTGCAGGCCTACCTCGTCCGCGGGCGCCCAGTGCTGGCGGCACGCGCGTCCGACCGCCCGGCACCCGGAGCAGCCGCCCTCTTTCTCGGGGCGCGCGGTGGGCGCCTGGGGCCGCGTGCGGTCTATTCGGTCGTCGCCGAACGCGTCGCCCCCGCGCTCGGCAGCGAGACCGCGGGTCCGCACACCCTGCGGCATTCCGCCGCCACCCACCTGCTGGACGGCGGCGCGGACCTTCGTGCGGTCCAGGAGATCCTCGGGCACGCGAGCCTCGGCACGACGCAAATCTACACCCACGTCTCGGGTGAACGTCTCGCTGCCGCGTACCGTCAGGCGCACCCGCGAGCCTGA
- the dprA gene encoding DNA-processing protein DprA: MATLAPTSGGGADDVERYARARWSVLTEPGDGVAGHAIARWGAAAALDLALSDTSAPDIPELSERDWRRARARWLPRRDDHAYPLELARRVGARLVVPGDEAWPVRLDDLGVHAPPALWVRGRLDALADPVASVALVGARAATAYGVRVAAELSGDLAAGGATVVSGAAVGIDAAAHRACVAVEGRGIAVLAGGVEKSYPAGHADLLAGLSRRGVVVSEVPCGTAPTKWRFLQRNRLIAALADATVVVEAGWRSGSLNTAGHAAALGRPLGAVPGPVTSAASAGCHRILRDYDGRCITSADDVRELVGWDASAQRQGTSTDRTDDTTRILDALSSRSPRDVDELARRSGVEADRVSSLLGLLALDGRAVSDARGWRQGTP; encoded by the coding sequence ATGGCGACGCTCGCCCCGACGTCGGGCGGCGGCGCCGACGACGTCGAGCGGTACGCCCGGGCACGGTGGTCGGTGCTCACCGAACCCGGAGACGGTGTGGCGGGGCACGCGATCGCCCGATGGGGCGCGGCGGCCGCCCTGGACCTCGCGCTCAGTGACACCTCGGCGCCCGACATCCCGGAGCTGTCGGAGCGCGACTGGCGACGCGCTCGGGCGCGCTGGCTGCCGCGGCGCGACGACCACGCCTACCCGCTGGAGCTCGCGCGGCGGGTCGGAGCTCGACTGGTGGTCCCGGGGGACGAGGCGTGGCCGGTGCGTCTGGACGACCTCGGCGTGCACGCTCCACCGGCGCTCTGGGTGCGTGGCCGTCTGGACGCGCTGGCGGACCCCGTGGCGTCGGTGGCATTGGTGGGAGCCCGCGCCGCGACGGCGTACGGCGTGCGCGTGGCGGCCGAGCTGTCGGGTGACCTCGCCGCCGGGGGAGCGACGGTCGTGTCGGGCGCCGCTGTGGGCATCGACGCCGCTGCGCATCGCGCCTGCGTCGCGGTCGAGGGGCGGGGCATCGCCGTGCTCGCCGGCGGCGTCGAGAAGTCCTACCCCGCCGGTCATGCCGACCTGCTGGCGGGTCTCTCGCGTCGCGGCGTCGTCGTCAGCGAGGTGCCGTGCGGCACGGCCCCCACGAAGTGGCGGTTCCTGCAGCGGAACCGGCTGATCGCCGCCCTCGCGGACGCGACGGTCGTCGTCGAGGCGGGGTGGCGCTCGGGCTCGCTCAACACGGCGGGGCATGCAGCCGCGCTCGGACGGCCGCTCGGTGCCGTGCCGGGGCCCGTGACCTCGGCCGCGTCCGCGGGATGCCACCGCATCCTGCGCGACTACGACGGCCGCTGCATCACCAGCGCGGATGATGTGCGGGAGCTCGTGGGCTGGGATGCCTCGGCGCAGCGACAGGGCACCTCGACGGACCGGACCGACGACACGACCCGGATCCTCGATGCGCTCAGCTCCCGCTCGCCTCGCGATGTGGATGAGCTCGCCCGCCGCTCGGGGGTCGAAGCCGACCGCGTGAGCTCGCTCCTCGGTCTGCTAGCGCTCGATGGCCGCGCCGTCTCCGATGCGCGCGGTTGGCGGCAGGGGACGCCATGA
- a CDS encoding YifB family Mg chelatase-like AAA ATPase, which translates to MSVGRTWAVALTGLVGDLVEVEADLSNQTPAFRIVGLADRALAEAQQRVHNACANSGLPLSRRRVTVNLSPASLPKQGSGFDLAIAIAALATELPMDAVSLADTVHIGELALDGRLRPVPGVLPAVIAAARAGRRTVIVPEACRREAALVDGIRVVGCRSLGAVARWHGLDVDVDDDASGGEDTPPAALEEEPTAEDLADIRGQEEAVAAVVVAAAGGHHLLMTGPPGAGKTMLARRLPGILPPLDDETALQVASIRSLSGTAVDHLSRVPPFEAPHHSVSVAALVGGGSRMLRPGAIARASGGVLFLDEAGEYGAHALDSLRQPLESGAIEIHRAGFRATLPARFQLVLATNPCPCGQYGVRGGSCSCPSLAIRRYLGRLSGPLVDRIDIELSLNRVSLADLATAGTTGLSSAQARDQVAGARLRAAERLSATPWRTNAQVAGSWLRDGPLAPERDVRAPLDAALHRGALTLRGYDRVLRVAWSVADLAGHDRLTLDDVGRALFLKKGVDR; encoded by the coding sequence GTGAGCGTTGGGCGCACGTGGGCTGTCGCGTTGACGGGACTGGTCGGCGACCTCGTCGAGGTGGAAGCCGACCTGTCGAACCAGACGCCCGCGTTCCGCATCGTCGGGCTCGCCGACCGGGCTCTCGCCGAGGCGCAGCAACGGGTCCACAACGCGTGCGCCAACAGCGGTCTGCCGCTGTCGCGACGTCGCGTCACGGTCAATCTGTCGCCCGCGAGCCTGCCCAAGCAGGGCTCCGGGTTCGACCTCGCGATCGCGATCGCCGCTCTCGCCACCGAATTGCCGATGGATGCCGTGTCCTTGGCCGACACGGTCCACATCGGCGAGCTCGCGCTCGATGGGCGGCTGCGGCCCGTGCCCGGCGTGCTGCCCGCCGTCATCGCGGCCGCGCGCGCGGGTCGCCGGACCGTCATCGTGCCCGAGGCGTGCCGCCGCGAAGCCGCGCTCGTCGACGGTATCCGCGTCGTCGGATGCCGCTCGCTCGGTGCCGTCGCGCGCTGGCACGGGCTCGACGTCGACGTCGACGACGACGCCTCCGGCGGAGAGGACACCCCGCCCGCAGCGCTCGAGGAGGAGCCGACGGCCGAGGACCTCGCCGACATCCGCGGTCAGGAAGAGGCGGTCGCGGCGGTTGTGGTCGCGGCCGCCGGCGGGCATCACCTGCTCATGACCGGGCCGCCCGGCGCGGGCAAGACCATGCTGGCGCGTCGTCTGCCCGGCATCCTGCCGCCGCTCGACGACGAGACCGCGCTGCAGGTGGCATCGATCCGGTCGCTTTCCGGGACCGCGGTGGACCACCTCAGCCGCGTGCCACCTTTCGAGGCGCCCCATCACAGCGTGAGCGTCGCCGCGCTCGTCGGAGGCGGCAGCCGCATGCTGCGTCCCGGTGCCATCGCCCGCGCGAGCGGGGGTGTGCTCTTCCTCGACGAGGCGGGGGAGTACGGCGCGCACGCGCTCGACTCGCTGCGGCAGCCCCTCGAGTCCGGGGCGATCGAGATCCATCGGGCGGGGTTCCGCGCGACGCTGCCGGCGCGATTCCAGCTGGTGCTCGCCACGAACCCCTGCCCCTGCGGTCAGTACGGCGTCCGCGGCGGGAGCTGCTCGTGTCCCTCACTCGCGATCCGTCGCTACCTCGGAAGGTTGTCCGGCCCCCTCGTCGACAGGATCGACATCGAGCTCTCCCTCAACCGGGTGTCTCTCGCCGACCTCGCCACGGCGGGCACCACCGGCCTGTCCTCGGCCCAGGCTCGCGACCAGGTCGCGGGCGCGCGGCTTCGCGCCGCTGAGCGTTTGAGCGCGACCCCGTGGCGCACGAACGCCCAGGTCGCCGGTTCGTGGCTGCGCGACGGACCTCTCGCGCCCGAGCGCGATGTACGCGCGCCGCTGGACGCCGCGCTGCACCGCGGCGCACTGACGCTCCGAGGCTACGACCGGGTACTGCGCGTCGCGTGGTCGGTTGCAGACCTCGCGGGCCACGACCGCCTCACGCTGGACGATGTCGGGCGGGCGCTGTTCCTCAAGAAGGGGGTCGACCGGTGA
- a CDS encoding YraN family protein, translating to MATKDERGRAGEERAARHLTERGYDILDRNWRHRQGEIDIVAGTRDELVIVEVKTRRSDGFGHPFEAVDDRKRDRLWRLACAWIAAYPERVRGRRVRLDVIGITGDDVATARVEHIEDLR from the coding sequence ATGGCAACGAAGGACGAGCGGGGCCGCGCGGGCGAGGAACGCGCCGCGCGCCATCTGACCGAACGCGGATACGACATCCTCGACCGCAATTGGCGACATCGGCAGGGTGAGATCGACATCGTCGCGGGCACGCGCGACGAACTCGTGATCGTCGAGGTGAAGACGCGGCGCAGCGACGGATTCGGTCACCCGTTCGAGGCGGTCGACGATCGCAAGAGGGATCGGCTGTGGCGATTGGCCTGCGCCTGGATCGCGGCTTATCCCGAGCGCGTCCGCGGACGCCGAGTGCGACTGGACGTCATCGGCATCACCGGCGACGACGTCGCGACGGCGCGCGTCGAGCACATCGAGGACCTGCGGTGA
- a CDS encoding DUF2469 family protein, translated as MDDEVFEDYDRELELALYKEYRDVVSQFQYVIETERRFYLANDVNVVRRDTEHDFYFELTMNDVWVWDIYRADRFVKSVRVLTFKDVNVEELQRRDFELPDELSLDS; from the coding sequence ATGGATGACGAAGTCTTCGAAGACTACGACCGCGAACTGGAGCTGGCGCTCTACAAGGAGTACCGCGACGTCGTGTCGCAGTTCCAGTACGTGATCGAGACCGAGCGCCGCTTCTACCTCGCCAACGACGTCAACGTCGTCCGTCGCGACACCGAGCACGACTTCTACTTCGAGCTCACCATGAACGATGTGTGGGTGTGGGACATCTACCGCGCGGATCGCTTCGTGAAGTCCGTCCGAGTGCTGACCTTCAAGGACGTCAACGTCGAGGAGTTGCAGCGGCGCGACTTCGAGCTGCCCGACGAGCTGTCGCTCGACAGCTGA
- a CDS encoding ribonuclease HII, whose protein sequence is MTVVAPRLTVERRLLREHDFVVALDEVGRGALAGPVAVGAAVLDARCARRRIPEGLRDSKLVTELRRPALAERAAGWVVASAVGWASPAEIDERGIIRALGLAAVRALTGLDGFDPTTEDAVVILDGNHDYVTPVAGPGLTIRTIVKADRDCASAAAASVIAKVARDAHMTGLHDESPVYEWARNKGYASPLHRDAIRSHGLSRHHRASWAIADAPTLF, encoded by the coding sequence ATGACCGTCGTCGCGCCCCGGCTGACCGTCGAGCGGCGGCTGCTGCGCGAGCATGACTTCGTCGTCGCGCTCGACGAGGTCGGACGCGGAGCGCTGGCCGGGCCGGTCGCAGTCGGGGCCGCGGTGCTCGACGCCCGCTGTGCACGCCGCCGCATCCCCGAAGGGCTGCGAGACTCCAAACTGGTGACGGAGCTGCGTCGCCCCGCACTCGCGGAGCGCGCGGCGGGCTGGGTCGTCGCGTCCGCGGTGGGGTGGGCCTCGCCGGCCGAGATCGACGAGCGGGGCATCATCCGCGCCCTGGGGCTCGCCGCCGTGCGCGCGCTCACGGGCCTGGACGGGTTCGACCCGACGACCGAAGACGCCGTGGTCATCCTCGACGGCAACCACGACTACGTGACCCCGGTCGCCGGACCGGGCCTGACGATCCGGACGATCGTGAAGGCCGACCGCGACTGCGCGAGCGCTGCGGCGGCATCCGTCATCGCGAAGGTGGCACGAGACGCGCACATGACGGGACTCCACGACGAGTCGCCCGTTTACGAATGGGCCCGCAACAAGGGCTACGCGAGCCCGCTGCACCGCGACGCGATCCGCTCGCACGGACTGAGCCGGCACCATCGCGCGTCGTGGGCCATCGCGGACGCCCCCACCCTGTTCTGA